The nucleotide sequence CTTTATAATAACCATCGAGTAGGCGACTCACCTCTTCGAGTAAATTATTTAAGTGATTTGAATTTCCATAGTTTAAAATCTTTTGCAAGTATGATATAATATCTGCATTCCTCCAATGAGCCGTGTGAAATATTCAAAAATCGCATCGTATCTTTTGTTCCTCTTTTCTTGAATCCTTCAGCAATATTTGCAGGAATAGAAACAGCGGCTCGACGAAATTGTGAGCTTAATCCATAAAGTTCATGCTTAGGAAAATTCTGAGTGTATTGATAGGTTTTTAATACTAATTGATGAGCCTTCTGCCATACAATTAAATCTTGAAAAGTTTTTGCCGGTTTTCTCATGGTTCCAACCGTTTTAGATTCTGATTTCTGAATCCTGACTTCTGAATTCTTTACCAGTTAGAGCAACGAAACCTGCAAACCTTACAAAAAACTTTCAAGCTTTCTCAATACTCCGATTTACAATTCTCCCTCAACATCGTAAGTACGTGTTGAAAGTCATCCGGCAATTCTGAATCGAATCGAACCATCTCTCCGGTTTTTGGATGTTCAAATCCAAGGGTTTTGGCGTGAAGGGCCTGTCGGCCTAACCCGGTGATGAGATTATGGAACATCGATTTCCGGGAACCGGTATTCGGACCGTATCGTACCGAAGTTCCGCCATAGGTTGGATCTCCAAAAACATGATTTCCCATATGCGCAAAATGCACCCTAATCTGGTGCGTTCGACCTGTTTCCAGCTTCACTTCAACCAGACTCAGATAATCAAAATATTCAAGCACTTTGTAATGCGTGACGGCGTGTTTTCCCTGTCCCTCAGGTTTTACCGTCATTAATTTTCGATCTCTTTTGGATCGGCCAATATCTCCTTCGATGGTTCCTTCTGCATCAGGAGTCCCCCAAACGATAGCCCAATAAGTTCTTTCAACATCTTTTTCCTGAAAAAGTCCGCTTAGCTTGGCAAGGGTTTCTTCATTCTTGGCCACTACCAATAATCCGCTGGTGTCCTTATCCAACCGATGCACAATACCGGGACGTAGATTTTCATCTTCATCCTCACCCGCCAGCTCATCCACGTGGTACATCAGTCCGTTCACCAGCGTACCCGTCCAGTTTCCATACGCCGGATGTACCACTATATCGGCTTCCTTGTTCACGATAATGATATCATCATCTTCATACACGATATTGAGTTCCATCTCCTCCGGCTTGGCCTCGGGTGGCGGAGCCTTTGGAAGCTCAATAAATATTTCATCACCGGGCTGCATGATATAAGAAGATTTTTCTTTCTTCCCATTAACTTCCACATATCCATCTTTGATGGCTTCCTGAACTTTTGTACGGGACGCATTTTCTACAAATGAGGTAATGTATTTATCCAAACGGATGTCACTGTTCTGCCCATCAGGCACTGTGTGTTCGTAGATCGTAGTCTGTCGGTCTTTTCCGGCTTGTTTCTTCATACCCACAAGGTACGCACTTTCAACTTTTTTGTAAGGAATTAGTTTTTCATCGCTCTTACTATATAATTCAAAATGAACAATTTAAAATTAAAAATGCGGTTATCATGAAAGAGAATGTTATCCAAATCAAAAGTTTCAAGTTTGCATTGGCAATTATTGAACTCTGTAAAATGCTTCAGAATGAGAGAGAGTATGTGATCTCAAAACAGCTTTTAAGGTCGGGAACAAGTATTGGTTCTAATGTTGA is from Gracilimonas sp. and encodes:
- a CDS encoding RluA family pseudouridine synthase codes for the protein MKKQAGKDRQTTIYEHTVPDGQNSDIRLDKYITSFVENASRTKVQEAIKDGYVEVNGKKEKSSYIMQPGDEIFIELPKAPPPEAKPEEMELNIVYEDDDIIIVNKEADIVVHPAYGNWTGTLVNGLMYHVDELAGEDEDENLRPGIVHRLDKDTSGLLVVAKNEETLAKLSGLFQEKDVERTYWAIVWGTPDAEGTIEGDIGRSKRDRKLMTVKPEGQGKHAVTHYKVLEYFDYLSLVEVKLETGRTHQIRVHFAHMGNHVFGDPTYGGTSVRYGPNTGSRKSMFHNLITGLGRQALHAKTLGFEHPKTGEMVRFDSELPDDFQHVLTMLRENCKSEY